Genomic segment of Plasmodium brasilianum strain Bolivian I chromosome 8, whole genome shotgun sequence:
cacataaatttattaaaaaaaaattcttgtTATCTCGGGTATGTAAATAAACATTAAAGAagaattttgtttaatttttttttgtttaacaTGGTGGATTAAAACGATACATAACTTTCTTTTTACTCATTTCATTTGCTTGCAATATCTATTATTATGATCCCTTTAAACTGtgtactttaaaaaataaaatgaacggaaaagaacgaaaaaaaaaaagggaaaataaaaattgcaaatgaaaatgttaaatataatactcaaatgaaaaattctcataaaaaaaaattctcttttttgatgaaaattaatactggaaataagaaaaaaaagtaaaaaaaatgtgaaaaaaaggagataaaaacgtgaaaaaaaaggtaaaaaaaaagtaaataagaaaaaattttctttcgATGTAACAGAACgaaacaaaaagaacaaaattgTCTTTTCTCGGATCAACACACAGcgaattttttctttttatcctgcacattctttataaaaaagaattaaaattaaaaaaaaaatttatatatatataatatatagtttttgatactataatattaaaaatttaaacatatatatatttttttcatggataagtttaattttaaaaattttcttctcCATAAAAATTACACATCTTATAATGATAGCTGAAAGAAACGCAAACTAGAAATattctaaataaatattcaataaggtaaaataaaatataattaaatatttgtcCATGTATATTAGTAATGTGTGctgtgtaaaaaaaaaaaaaaaaaggaaaaaaaattagaaatattcACTATTAAATATTTGCGTTGAAGTTTATTTCTCCTCCTCCTaattgtactttttttttttttttttttttttttttcttttgtttattttatatctttatagAATAGCATTACAAACTAATAATGCTACGAATTgcttatttttctctttcctttattattctgtcctttttatttttttctggtCATAATGCATTACCGAATGAGGaagacaaaaataaaaaagctaTACTGTTAGCTTTATTAACTAATACGTTTATcaataataaagaatataaaaatggagaagatataaatattgcattagaaaatataaataatatgaaattaCACCCAACtgataatgataaatttGATAAATTTTTGGATGCACTCTTTAAAcatcataatatttatgtaactTTGGACGATCAcgataaaagaataatacaTATCTCGGGGGTGTTAAGTGAATTTTATGTTGATGTAGATACATTAACtgaggaaaaacaaaaagaatacTTTAACactttttatgaaaaaggaCATACCTtgattaatttaatattacacAGTAATTTAATACACACTAAACATGACAAAGATGTGAATAAAGAAAATCATAAAGAAGAAACAAAACCAAATCACCCGGACAGTCCAATACCTGATGAAGAGCCTAATCTTGAGAAGGAACCTATACCTGATGACGTTTCTAAGGGTGAAGTAAATCATCAgcttaattataataatgtgtATGATAGCGATATCGAGGTTGAGTCAAATCATGAGGTTGAGCCAAATCATGAGGTTGAGCCAAATCATGCGGTTGAGCCAAATCATGCGGTTGAGCCAAATCATGCTACTGAACCAAATCATGCGACTGAGCCAAATCATGCGGTTGAGCCAAATCATGCGACTGAGCCTAATCCTGAGAATGAACCTAATCCTGAGAATGAACCTATACCTGATGACGTTTCTAAGGGTGAAGTAAATCATCAgcttaattataataatgtgtATGATAGCGATATCGAGGTTGAGTCAAATCATGAGGTTGAGCCAAATCATGAGGTTGAGCCAAATCATGCGGTTGAGCCAAATCATGCGGTTGAGCCAAATCATGCTACTGAACCAAATCATGCGACTGAGCCAAATCATGCGGTTGAGCCAAATCATGCGACTGAGCCTAATCCTGAGAATGAACCTAATCCTGAGAATGAACCTATACCTGATGACGTTTCTAAGGGTGAAGTAAATCATCAgcttaattataataatgtgtATGATAGCGATATCGAGGTTGAGCCAAATCATGCGGCTGAGCCTAATCCTGAGAATGAACCTATACCTGATGACGTTTCTAAGGGTGAAGTAAATCATCAgcttaattataataatgtgtATGGTAGCGATCATGAGGATGAGACAAATCATGAGACCGAGTTCAAACAAGAAGAGACTCACAATTATGAGTATGAGGCCAAGCAAGAGGATGAACATAAGGAACATTATGAACACAGTCATACGAATGAACCCGAAAAAGAAGTCGCACACAGTTATGAGGCCGAGCACAAAAAAGAAGACAAGCCCATGCAAGAGAATGAAGAGAACTACCAATATGGAGACGATCAAGAATATGATGAAGAAGAATTTAAGAATAAGAATGttgaatatatacaaaagaaattaaaaaatttgcttGCGATGAAaagtattaaattaaataataactcAAATGGAGAATTTAAAGTTAATTTTTACACAAATTATGTGAATTATATCAACCAGCCCCCCTCAAACAGTGGATCTAATCATCAGgagaaatatgaatatactgAAATAAATCAAGagagtaaaaagaaaaaaaaaaaagcgacAAAATGGATTATAACAGTTATTTTGTTAAGGAAGTGCCCACTGTAGTAGGTGAAGATGAGGGAGAAGGGGATGATATTGTGAATACAAATGATATTAAACAGGtgaatgaaaatttatataatacaaataaagcATATGatcatatgtataataaaaagattgAAGGGATGGAAGAAAAAgctaataaatattatccGTATGATGACTCAAGTGAATACGCAGACAACGCAagatatttgaaaaaagggAATGAGCTGAACAAAGAAGGtaacaattattattattatgatgatGGAAAAACTCAACATCGTAGGAGTAACGAGTACGAGCAAGATAGAGGAAATATAAATGGGATGAAAATGAGTAATAAAAAACCCGGAAAAAGCGAGGCGAAGGCTTCACATTTTCCGTACACTTACTACAAtccatattatatgtatagtCTGAATAGCACCGGATCcccaaaatataatagtaatagtaaataCAATAATGGGTACACTAATGGGCACAATAATGAATACAACTATGAATACAGCAATAAATACAACGACAAATACAACGACAAATACAACAACAAATACAGTAATAAATACAgtaataaatacaataatgAATACAATAATGAATACAATAATGAATACAATAATgaatacaataataaatacaataacgaatacaataataaatacaataataaatacaataacgaatacaataataaatacaataacGAATACAACAATAAATACAACAATAAATACAACAATAAATACAGCGATAAATACAGCGAtagatacaaaaaatataataataattattataataattataataaaaagcaaaacaaaaagaGCCTGTACGATTTCATGCTTCAGAAGAAGGCTTTAGAAAAAGAACATATGctaaaaaacaattatgaAAACCAAGAGagtaatacaaaaaaaaataaaataggatTATTCTTGGATATACTAACAGAACTTGCTCGTTACATAGAGTCAACTATTaacaagaataaaataaatgcaagcaaaatgaaaaataatcaaTTGGGCGATAATAAACATGATGCTATACAACAGAGTAAAAAACGACCtatacataaaagaaaagaaatgaaaagtaggaaaatgaaaacaaaaactGATTTGGtagatgaaaaagaaaaagaaaaaattcaaGATACTATGTTTGTTAAAATTGGTCAGAATGGTACAATTGggcttttaaattttttcgaTTTTAGAGAAGGTCTTTTAAAGAACAATTTTAAAGacttaatatatgtaatggaatatttaaatgtatttaatattactGAAACTATTATGTTTATACAAAAGTTTACTGAGAGTATTTGTGCATCTTACTGTATGGGTATAACAAATGTTTTAGAATTGTCAAATAATGATATGTTGTTATACGAAAAAATGagattaatttttaacaatCAAGGTATGACAGTAGTAACAAAAAATTCTGAATATGAATTTAATGATGcagaatttgaaaaatttttacttttattaaatttaaataaatatactataCCTTTAAACTGTCCTTGCAAGTTTTATACTAACAATATTATTAGCTATTACATACAATATAATTCAGGTTTAAAGGGGAATTTTTATCAATTGAAAAAATCACAATTTACAGAAAAGTTCTCTCCTTCTTATCTATTAGATAAATTAATTGTTCTACAAGATAAATTGAATTATATTAGAAAACATGGAAAACTAGAAGTAGATAAAAGAGCagttaaaaatgaagatgaCGATGATGATGATTTTCATGAAAATGTGTA
This window contains:
- a CDS encoding merozoite surface protein MSA180, coding for MLRIAYFSLSFIILSFLFFSGHNALPNEEDKNKKAILLALLTNTFINNKEYKNGEDINIALENINNMKLHPTDNDKFDKFLDALFKHHNIYVTLDDHDKRIIHISGVLSEFYVDVDTLTEEKQKEYFNTFYEKGHTLINLILHSNLIHTKHDKDVNKENHKEETKPNHPDSPIPDEEPNLEKEPIPDDVSKGEVNHQLNYNNVYDSDIEVESNHEVEPNHEVEPNHAVEPNHAVEPNHATEPNHATEPNHAVEPNHATEPNPENEPNPENEPIPDDVSKGEVNHQLNYNNVYDSDIEVESNHEVEPNHEVEPNHAVEPNHAVEPNHATEPNHATEPNHAVEPNHATEPNPENEPNPENEPIPDDVSKGEVNHQLNYNNVYDSDIEVEPNHAAEPNPENEPIPDDVSKGEVNHQLNYNNVYGSDHEDETNHETEFKQEETHNYEYEAKQEDEHKEHYEHSHTNEPEKEVAHSYEAEHKKEDKPMQENEENYQYGDDQEYDEEEFKNKNVEYIQKKLKNLLAMKSIKLNNNSNGEFKVNFYTNYVNYINQPPSNSGSNHQEKYEYTEINQENEGEGDDIVNTNDIKQVNENLYNTNKAYDHMYNKKIEGMEEKANKYYPYDDSSEYADNARYLKKGNELNKEGNNYYYYDDGKTQHRRSNEYEQDRGNINGMKMSNKKPGKSEAKASHFPYTYYNPYYMYSLNSTGSPKYNSNSKYNNGYTNGHNNEYNYEYSNKYNDKYNDKYNNKYSNKYSNKYNNEYNNEYNNEYNNEYNNKYNNEYNNKYNNKYNNEYNNKYNNEYNNKYNNKYNNKYSDKYSDRYKKYNNNYYNNYNKKQNKKSLYDFMLQKKALEKEHMLKNNYENQESNTKKNKIGLFLDILTELARYIESTINKNKINASKMKNNQLGDNKHDAIQQSKKRPIHKRKEMKSRKMKTKTDLVDEKEKEKIQDTMFVKIGQNGTIGLLNFFDFREGLLKNNFKDLIYVMEYLNVFNITETIMFIQKFTESICASYCMGITNVLELSNNDMLLYEKMRLIFNNQGMTVVTKNSEYEFNDAEFEKFLLLLNLNKYTIPLNCPCKFYTNNIISYYIQYNSGLKGNFYQLKKSQFTEKFSPSYLLDKLIVLQDKLNYIRKHGKLEVDKRAVKNEDDDDDDFHENVYYHKQRYIPTIRTLNVENNSNTTDNTVNNFTYPDMDLLIVYYNSPLVNFKNLTDVKNILIEEVNSKIFYINSFRIGNQFFPTYSNLGKDDHDLEILEEVNASKINAPSRNSGKSTSKSTTSNQNNGKHVSHLGCFTLPNVKSLDKHNNKQNEDNFLSSPIKVQGDCEWVPLKSPQNYEDFYNEKKRNTGLFEKSEESNNENKLSDDLNLKYNFFENGDIDNKKEEDLYAKNIHANDTSETDSLPLNGKTKKKYHSNKSNISSNSNSNNIGNNDSNVKKSIKAKYLIYFFKNIHVWKTQVYCQNMNYINNLLENINYDEDIIFQENLEEDIVYVYFTSKLGVKYDIDVNYFIFLLQKISLIMYVEDLCGIFQLDDVKQNQKLDRHLENTTNTQNFIEKHIIFFYEQYSNKNKYAKQLSNISTSTFFSSKKDIILNTESYNNIIFNEKDIYDVMFIYMEDVLTEKMVIDTWLTPYGFMLYKPNNDSGNNDNIKLSISKNENITKHSRNSIDKYLFYEYKKISNNISQYYDDLNSKIPQFKDNLKEYKLVIYNDNPSMTNIVLTTTINVLNVALLQSILEVVLEIKANQQFFSYNGKFISLNTFIILDEGINYLFFNYIPNENHPALSNTGYA